From Weissella diestrammenae, a single genomic window includes:
- the rpsJ gene encoding 30S ribosomal protein S10: protein MANKKIRIRLKAYEHTIIDASAEKIVETAKRTGAEISGPIPLPTERTLYTVLRSPHKHKDSREQFEMRTHKRLIDIVNPTAQTVDALSKLELPSGVNIEIKL from the coding sequence ATGGCAAACAAGAAGATCCGTATCCGCTTGAAGGCATACGAACACACAATTATCGACGCATCTGCAGAGAAAATTGTTGAAACGGCAAAGCGGACTGGTGCTGAGATTTCAGGACCAATCCCATTGCCAACAGAGCGTACTTTGTACACTGTGTTACGTTCACCCCACAAGCATAAGGATTCACGTGAACAATTCGAAATGCGCACACACAAGCGTTTGATCGACATTGTTAACCCAACTGCGCAAACAGTTGATGCGTTGTCAAAGCTTGAATTACCAAGTGGTGTCAACATCGAAATTAAATTGTAA
- a CDS encoding sortase domain-bontaining protein, whose amino-acid sequence MNQIIPNTQQEILHTFWQAGILFAIAVVLAFIISRIRKARGRAHGDFLFITSVLLLILSLGIFAYHSNLFGIKDYFAKFQVQQQSRTIKKRAAKPVDRKLVAKMVMRDQNKNDKYEKKGFVAIPSVSILLPIYDDAYSVAGLNLGADFANRSAEDPKGEQTPMMGRGNYGLAAHNFNDGRTGFSALQEKLNVNASYLVNGQTGTNRWLKNKPVYLANGDGIYEYRITKQTTTLPTNVAVLNQTDQPQLTIVSCLFPNTNYRIITHAKLVKQYTWQKALKNWLVTLI is encoded by the coding sequence ATGAATCAAATTATTCCAAATACACAACAAGAGATACTGCATACTTTTTGGCAGGCAGGGATTTTGTTTGCCATTGCAGTTGTGTTGGCGTTTATTATTAGCCGCATTCGGAAGGCACGCGGTAGGGCCCATGGCGATTTCTTGTTTATTACATCTGTTTTATTACTGATTTTAAGTTTGGGTATTTTTGCATACCATAGTAATTTATTTGGCATTAAAGACTACTTTGCAAAGTTTCAAGTACAGCAACAAAGTCGGACAATAAAAAAACGAGCTGCCAAACCGGTGGATCGTAAATTGGTTGCAAAGATGGTGATGCGGGATCAAAATAAAAATGATAAGTATGAGAAAAAAGGTTTTGTTGCCATTCCTAGTGTGTCGATTTTACTGCCGATTTATGACGATGCGTACTCTGTGGCTGGACTTAATTTAGGTGCTGATTTTGCAAATCGTTCGGCTGAGGACCCAAAGGGTGAACAAACGCCAATGATGGGGCGCGGCAATTATGGGTTAGCGGCGCACAACTTTAATGATGGTCGGACGGGTTTTAGTGCTTTGCAGGAAAAGTTAAACGTCAACGCCTCATATTTAGTCAACGGGCAGACCGGGACGAACCGTTGGTTGAAGAATAAGCCAGTTTACTTAGCAAATGGTGATGGCATTTACGAATATCGCATTACAAAGCAAACGACGACCTTACCAACTAATGTGGCAGTTTTGAATCAAACAGACCAGCCACAATTAACGATTGTGAGTTGTCTATTTCCAAACACAAATTATCGGATTATTACACATGCTAAATTGGTTAAACAATACACATGGCAAAAGGCCCTCAAAAATTGGTTGGTTACTTTAATTTGA
- the rimI gene encoding ribosomal protein S18-alanine N-acetyltransferase has translation MTELIWRSVPNADEIFQISKAAYRGSPWSKQLFLNDLRNHNAEYLMVEIAGELVGFVGGNLVLDELSISNVAILPGHQGQRIGEKLLKMYFSRFPKGTRILLEVRSSNQRALRLYERLGFEIYNIREDYYRDPKEDAYLMDLKLS, from the coding sequence ATGACGGAATTGATATGGCGTAGTGTTCCAAACGCTGATGAAATCTTTCAAATTTCCAAGGCAGCATATCGTGGGTCGCCGTGGTCAAAGCAATTGTTTTTGAATGATTTACGCAACCATAATGCAGAATATTTAATGGTCGAAATTGCGGGTGAATTGGTTGGTTTTGTTGGCGGAAATCTGGTCTTGGATGAATTATCAATCAGTAACGTCGCAATTTTACCGGGTCATCAGGGACAACGTATTGGTGAAAAACTACTTAAAATGTATTTTTCCCGTTTTCCCAAGGGCACACGGATCTTATTAGAAGTCCGCAGTTCAAACCAAAGGGCGTTACGCTTATATGAAAGGCTTGGATTTGAAATTTATAATATTCGTGAAGATTATTACCGCGATCCCAAGGAAGACGCCTATTTAATGGATTTGAAATTATCATGA
- the tsaD gene encoding tRNA (adenosine(37)-N6)-threonylcarbamoyltransferase complex transferase subunit TsaD — MHDRIILAFESSADETSVALVKNGTEIISLEIATQIKSHQRFGGIVPEVASRHHIEQITLLIDAALSDAGLSYDDITAVAVTYGPGLVGALLIGVTAAKTIAWAHQLPLVPVVHMAGHIAAAQFVAPIEYPALALMVSGGHTEFVLMQSEYEYVVVGDTRDDAAGESYDKVGRTMGLDYPAGKTIDQMAHQGVDEYHLPRALMHDGKLDFSFSGLKSAVINLKHNAEQRGETINLQNLATSFQNAVLEMLLTKTQTALTTYSVKTFIVAGGVAANRGLRDGIDQLQVQFPDVKFIKVPLALAGDNAAMIGAAGDIAYRHGKRAGYDLNAKPGLEFDYLSPDMAFITPM, encoded by the coding sequence ATGCACGATCGAATTATTTTAGCGTTTGAATCAAGTGCCGATGAAACGAGTGTTGCGCTGGTTAAAAATGGCACTGAAATTATTAGCTTAGAAATAGCGACGCAAATTAAAAGTCATCAGCGTTTTGGGGGAATCGTACCAGAGGTGGCTAGTCGTCATCATATCGAACAAATTACGCTTTTAATTGATGCCGCCTTATCTGATGCAGGGCTGTCGTATGACGATATCACAGCTGTTGCTGTGACATATGGGCCAGGATTGGTAGGCGCATTATTAATCGGCGTGACAGCTGCTAAAACAATTGCGTGGGCACATCAATTACCACTGGTACCGGTAGTTCATATGGCTGGTCATATTGCGGCAGCACAGTTTGTTGCGCCAATTGAGTATCCAGCTTTAGCGCTGATGGTCTCAGGCGGGCATACCGAGTTTGTGTTGATGCAAAGTGAATATGAATATGTTGTTGTTGGTGACACAAGAGATGATGCAGCTGGTGAATCGTATGATAAAGTTGGGCGCACGATGGGATTAGACTATCCAGCAGGTAAGACGATCGATCAAATGGCACATCAAGGGGTTGATGAATATCATCTTCCTCGAGCATTGATGCATGATGGAAAATTAGATTTCAGTTTTTCTGGCCTAAAAAGTGCTGTGATTAATCTGAAGCATAATGCGGAGCAACGTGGCGAGACAATTAATTTGCAAAATCTTGCCACAAGTTTTCAAAATGCAGTGCTTGAAATGTTGTTAACTAAGACGCAGACGGCTTTGACAACATATTCTGTTAAAACGTTTATTGTAGCAGGTGGTGTCGCTGCTAATCGGGGATTGCGAGATGGTATTGATCAATTGCAGGTACAATTTCCAGACGTGAAATTCATCAAGGTACCGTTGGCACTGGCGGGAGACAATGCAGCCATGATTGGTGCTGCGGGCGATATTGCTTATCGGCATGGCAAACGGGCGGGCTACGATTTAAACGCTAAACCAGGGTTGGAATTTGATTATCTTTCACCAGATATGGCCTTTATTACCCCAATGTAA
- the rimI gene encoding ribosomal protein S18-alanine N-acetyltransferase — MLKKLNNWWRWYRHPLPTELREFHQSVVIDGIEYDLMPAQLAHAEAMLAVERDAYFGQEPWPIELFWNEINRQHERLYLIVQIKATHTTVAYIGTAFRPSLREVHITNLAVNRQWQKRGLGKFMLSYIMSVAAQIQFETVSLEVRMTNQAAQKLYSRLGFRKVRTKHHYYDDGEDAVEMRSTLGKGRL; from the coding sequence ATGTTGAAAAAGTTAAATAACTGGTGGCGATGGTATCGACATCCGTTGCCAACTGAGTTGCGCGAATTTCACCAGAGCGTTGTGATTGATGGGATTGAGTATGATTTAATGCCAGCTCAATTAGCGCATGCTGAAGCGATGCTAGCAGTTGAACGGGATGCATATTTTGGGCAAGAGCCATGGCCGATTGAACTGTTTTGGAATGAAATCAACCGCCAACATGAACGGTTGTATTTGATTGTTCAGATTAAAGCGACCCATACGACGGTCGCATATATTGGTACGGCGTTTCGTCCCAGTTTAAGAGAAGTGCATATTACAAATCTTGCGGTTAATCGCCAATGGCAAAAGCGTGGGCTCGGTAAATTCATGTTGTCATACATCATGTCGGTTGCGGCACAAATTCAATTTGAAACGGTCTCTTTAGAAGTTCGGATGACGAATCAAGCTGCGCAAAAGCTGTATTCGCGGCTTGGATTCCGTAAAGTACGTACCAAACACCATTATTATGATGATGGCGAAGATGCAGTTGAAATGCGTTCAACGTTAGGGAAGGGGCGCTTATGA
- the rplC gene encoding 50S ribosomal protein L3, which produces MTTKGILGRKVGMTQVFTDEGELIPVTVIESTPNVVLQVKSLENDGYNAIQLGFSDKRTVLSNKPEQGHVAKANTTPKRYIREIRDAEGEYNVGDEVKVDIFAAGEAVDVTGITKGHGYQGNIKKDGQSRGPMAHGSRYHRRPGSLGAVINRVFKGKKLPGRMGNHKRTVQNLQVVRVDVENNVILVKGNVPGANKSLVTVKNSVKAK; this is translated from the coding sequence ATGACTACTAAGGGTATCTTAGGCCGCAAAGTCGGCATGACTCAGGTGTTCACTGACGAAGGTGAACTTATCCCAGTTACTGTGATTGAATCAACGCCAAACGTTGTTTTACAAGTTAAGTCACTTGAAAACGATGGTTACAACGCTATTCAATTAGGTTTCTCAGATAAGCGTACTGTTTTGTCAAACAAGCCTGAGCAAGGTCACGTTGCAAAAGCAAATACGACCCCTAAGCGCTACATTCGTGAAATTCGCGACGCTGAGGGAGAATACAATGTCGGGGATGAAGTAAAGGTTGATATTTTCGCTGCTGGTGAAGCTGTCGACGTTACTGGAATCACAAAGGGTCATGGTTACCAAGGTAACATTAAAAAAGATGGCCAATCTCGTGGCCCTATGGCGCACGGTTCTCGTTATCACCGTCGTCCAGGTTCATTGGGAGCCGTTATCAATCGCGTCTTCAAGGGTAAGAAGTTGCCAGGACGCATGGGTAACCACAAGCGCACGGTTCAAAACTTACAAGTTGTACGCGTAGACGTTGAAAACAACGTAATCTTGGTCAAGGGTAACGTCCCTGGAGCAAACAAGTCACTTGTTACTGTTAAGAACTCAG
- the tsaB gene encoding tRNA (adenosine(37)-N6)-threonylcarbamoyltransferase complex dimerization subunit type 1 TsaB, with protein sequence MKTIAFDTSNQPMSVALFDADRLVGEIETNLAKNHSEQLLLSIDELVKSAGWQPSDLNRVITSQGPGSYTGLRIAVTTAKTLAFSLHLELIGLSGLALLAGNVIANDTIVIPLMDARNDNVYAGQYRWRDGKLVNVVADQHTSIYDLPMAVNSQERVIYVGDWEKYEAVIKAQVPQAEFSKDNVPHARHMLTLIADESVLRTNEAIHQFNPQYLRVTQAEAEWQAAHPNVGRQNYVEKVK encoded by the coding sequence GTGAAAACAATTGCGTTTGATACATCAAATCAACCCATGTCGGTAGCTTTGTTTGATGCAGACCGTCTAGTTGGTGAAATTGAAACAAATTTGGCCAAAAATCATTCAGAACAGCTATTATTATCGATAGATGAATTGGTTAAATCAGCAGGCTGGCAACCAAGTGATTTGAATCGTGTGATAACGAGTCAAGGGCCTGGTTCGTATACTGGGTTAAGAATTGCGGTGACAACGGCTAAGACCTTGGCCTTTTCGTTACATTTAGAATTGATTGGACTTTCGGGCCTTGCACTCTTAGCTGGTAATGTGATTGCAAATGATACCATAGTGATCCCATTAATGGACGCACGTAATGATAATGTTTATGCCGGACAGTATCGCTGGCGTGATGGTAAATTGGTCAATGTCGTGGCTGACCAACACACGTCAATCTATGATTTGCCAATGGCTGTTAATTCGCAAGAACGGGTCATTTATGTTGGCGATTGGGAAAAGTATGAAGCGGTCATTAAGGCTCAGGTACCACAAGCTGAATTTTCAAAAGATAATGTGCCACATGCGAGGCATATGTTGACGTTAATCGCTGATGAGTCAGTTTTACGTACAAATGAGGCAATTCATCAATTTAATCCACAATATCTTCGGGTAACCCAAGCGGAGGCTGAGTGGCAAGCGGCACATCCGAATGTAGGACGGCAGAATTATGTTGAAAAAGTTAAATAA